CATATTATAATCTGCGTTATTACTTCGCCCTTATGATGATGTAGAAGAAGTATTCCACACCTTGCAAGGTGTGGAATCGTTTGCGATTACCGGATGCGTCCCAGCAGGCGAAGAAGACCGTCGAGGATCGTGAACGGGTGCGGCGGGCAGCCCGGGATGAACAGGTCCACCGGGACCAGGCCGGCGGCGCCGTTGTGAACCTCGGCGTGGTCGGCATAGGGTCCCCCGGCTATCGCGCAGGATCCCACCGCGATCACGAGCTTCGGCGCGGGCACGGCCTCCCATGTCTTCAGCAGCGCGGTCCGCATGTGGGCTGGGACCGGACCGGTAATCAACAGCCCGTCCGCGTGCCGGGGCGACGCGACGAACTGGACGCCGAAACGACCCAAATCGAAAAACGGCGTGTTCAGCACGTTCGTGTCCGCCTCGCACGCGTTGCACCCGCCCGCGCTGACCTGCCGCAGCTTGAGCGAACGCCCGAACAGCCGCCGCATCCGCGCGTCCAGGGCCTCGACCTGGCCCTCCCGCGGACCGCCGAGCACGAGATCCTCTTTCCGCCGGGCGGACATGGCGTACTCGCCCGTGAACCGGATCGCGTCCGCCGGGCAGGCCGCCGCGCACTCACCGCAGAACAGGCATCGGCCCAGGTCCAACGTCATGCGCCCGGCGGAGTCCATCCGCAACGCGCCGGTCGGGCATACTGCCGCGCATCGACCGCAATCCGCCGCGCAACGGGTGAAATCCACCTCGGGCCGGCCCTGGTACCGATCGGATAACCGCGGCTCGGTCGGCGGGAAGGGCCGCGTCCGGTGCTTCTGCTGTATCCGGGCCTCGATGATTTTCAGCATGGCGTTGCCCTTGTCATAGATCGTGCCCGCAGTACGAAAGGTTGAAACTCTTGTTGCAGAGCGGGAAATCGGAAATCGGCTGGCCGCGCAGCGCGAGAGCCAGCCCGAACCAGTTGTGGAAGGACGGATCCACGACCTTATACCGCCGGAACCGCCCGGCCGCGTCCGTCAGGGCCGCATGGCAGATTTCGCCGCGCCAGCCCTCGACCATCGTGACGACGAACGATCCCGGCCGGAGCGGTCCGGACCCCGCGCGGAGTTCGCCCGGCGCGAGGGCCTTGAAGACATCGCGGATGAAGCCGGCGGAACGCTGGATCTCCAGCCAGCGCACGTACGCGCGCGCTTGTACGTCGCCGCCGGGCGCCGTGGAGATCGGCACCTGCACGAAACGATAGGCGCCCGATGGGAAATCGACGCGGACATCGCGCTCCCGGCCCGAGGCCCGCGCCGCGGGGCCCACGAGCCCGATCTCCAGCGCCGCCTGCTCGGGCACGACGCCGGTTTCCTCGAACCGCGCGCGGACGGAATTGGTATCCCACAGCAGGTTGACCGCGACCGCGCCGTCCGTCATCGCCTGCTCGAATCGCCCGGACATCTCCTGCAGACGCGCGGGCTCCAGATCGAACGCCACGCCGCCCGGCCGCACGAGGCGGCGCCCGAACCGGTTGCCGCACAACAGCGCGGTCAGGTTCAGGAAATCGCCGCGGATGCGCCCGCAGTAGGCCGACGTCGGCAGGTAGCCGACATCCGCCGCCAGCGCGCCGAGGTCGCCGGTATGATTGGCCAGCCGTTCCAGCTCCAGGGCCAGGGCGCGCAGGAGCTGCGCCCGCGCGGGCACGCGGCAGCCCGCCAGGGCCTCGACCGCCTGGCTGTACGCCGTCGCGTGCCCGAGCGTCGTGTCCCCGGCCAGCGTCTCGGCGTAGTGGATGGACCGCGCGTCCGGTCCGCCCGCGAGCGCCCGCTCGAGGCCGCGGTGCTGGTAGCCCAGCGAGATCTCGAGGTGGTAGACCTCCTCGCCGTGGCACTGGAACCGGAAGTGCCCGGGCTCGATGATCCCCGCGTGGACCGGGCCGACGGCCACCTCGTGGACCTCCTCGCCGTCCATGCGGAAAAACCGCGTTACGCAAGGCTGGATTTTCGCCGCCGCGCACTCGGGCAGCACCGGCGCGGCGTCGCGGAGCGGGCGGTGAAAACGCACCGGCTTGAGCCAGGGATGGCCCTCCGGGCGGATCGCCCACTGCTCGGCGATCTCGCGCTCGAACAGGTGCGCCTGCGGGCACGCGGGCGTCAGGGCTGGGTACGCGTGGCCGGGGTCTGCGCACAGAACTTCGAGCGTCGAAGCCGGGTCGCGGGCCAGGACGGCCGTCAGGCGGACCCGTCCGTCAGGCTCGCGGTGGCCGAAGAGGGAACTGATCCGCGCGCGGGCGTCCACGGCATCGAGGATCGCCT
This window of the Kiritimatiellia bacterium genome carries:
- a CDS encoding 4Fe-4S dicluster domain-containing protein, which produces MLKIIEARIQQKHRTRPFPPTEPRLSDRYQGRPEVDFTRCAADCGRCAAVCPTGALRMDSAGRMTLDLGRCLFCGECAAACPADAIRFTGEYAMSARRKEDLVLGGPREGQVEALDARMRRLFGRSLKLRQVSAGGCNACEADTNVLNTPFFDLGRFGVQFVASPRHADGLLITGPVPAHMRTALLKTWEAVPAPKLVIAVGSCAIAGGPYADHAEVHNGAAGLVPVDLFIPGCPPHPFTILDGLLRLLGRIR
- a CDS encoding NADH-quinone oxidoreductase subunit C codes for the protein MSGGLLLRNGEAVAADRLPVLPVPEWREAILDAVDARARISSLFGHREPDGRVRLTAVLARDPASTLEVLCADPGHAYPALTPACPQAHLFEREIAEQWAIRPEGHPWLKPVRFHRPLRDAAPVLPECAAAKIQPCVTRFFRMDGEEVHEVAVGPVHAGIIEPGHFRFQCHGEEVYHLEISLGYQHRGLERALAGGPDARSIHYAETLAGDTTLGHATAYSQAVEALAGCRVPARAQLLRALALELERLANHTGDLGALAADVGYLPTSAYCGRIRGDFLNLTALLCGNRFGRRLVRPGGVAFDLEPARLQEMSGRFEQAMTDGAVAVNLLWDTNSVRARFEETGVVPEQAALEIGLVGPAARASGRERDVRVDFPSGAYRFVQVPISTAPGGDVQARAYVRWLEIQRSAGFIRDVFKALAPGELRAGSGPLRPGSFVVTMVEGWRGEICHAALTDAAGRFRRYKVVDPSFHNWFGLALALRGQPISDFPLCNKSFNLSYCGHDL